TTCCTGAACCCGCGCATCCGCTACCAGTAGCCGGCCTGGAGCTTGGAGAGGAGGTAATACCGAAGGGATGACGGTCAGCGAAGAAGTTTTCCCCAGCGCCAAGCCTTCGTTCCTCGAACGCCTGCGGGACTCCCTGCTGATTCTATGGCGGTCCAAGACGGCCATGGTAGGGCTGACCATGGTCATGTTCTGGGTGATAGTGGCCCTGCTGGCCCCCTGGGTGACGAAATATTCACCCACGGAACAGGACTGGCAGGCGCAGAACCAGGGGCCGTCCGCACAGCACTGGCTGGGCACCGACGACGCCGGCCGCGATATCTGGTCGCGCCTGGTCTACGGCGCCCGGGTGATCCTCATCCAAACCCCGGTGACCGACAAGTTCTCCCTGCCCATCGGCGTAGCCGTCTGGGGCGTCCTGCTGGGGCTTGTCGTGGGATCCACGCTTGGTCTGGTGGGAGGATACCTGGGGGGCTGGATAGACGAGGTCATCATGCGACTGCTGGACGCTATGATGGCCTTCCCGGTCATCCTGCTGTACATGATCATCATCGCCGCGGTCGGCCCATCGGCCATCAACGTGGTGCTGGCGATCGCCATTGTGGGCACGCCGG
The window above is part of the Anaerolineae bacterium genome. Proteins encoded here:
- a CDS encoding ABC transporter permease produces the protein MTVSEEVFPSAKPSFLERLRDSLLILWRSKTAMVGLTMVMFWVIVALLAPWVTKYSPTEQDWQAQNQGPSAQHWLGTDDAGRDIWSRLVYGARVILIQTPVTDKFSLPIGVAVWGVLLGLVVGSTLGLVGGYLGGWIDEVIMRLLDAMMAFPVILLYMIIIAAVGPSAINVVLAIAIVGTPGIARLVRSLTLDIRTREYIRAAEVRGEKLWYILFVEILPNASGPILIDAMLRLGYAIFAMGTLGFLGLGLPPPSPDWGSMVAKGRRFILAGSPWAALWPAVAIASLVVGLNLLADGLREETQRYR